In Yersinia enterocolitica subsp. enterocolitica, one DNA window encodes the following:
- a CDS encoding conserved phage C-terminal domain-containing protein — MSVKLSSYVWDGCAAAGMKISKVAIMARLADFSNDEGVCWPSVTTIARQIGAGESTVRTALAELETDGWLSKKARRAGNRNASNVYQLNVAKLKAAAHASESDTSKSDGSKSDGSKSDGSKFDGSESGNNGTFDPPESGGDPSVKSTPDPSSKNTFGQPPVAEARDENISKEIKFTDEAIEVLKHLNQLTGAKYTTIKTNLQNIRARLTDGHDKQSLILVVDYLVNRWLGTDWSKYLNPETMFRPTKFDGNLLAAGVWHSEGRKTASQQDQATDHTERDKAYKRFTGRGLPVRNPSALETMVIKKASSAGVRGAKGDSGVIKWNAIWKECSQRLSGEKAA, encoded by the coding sequence ATGAGCGTAAAGCTATCCAGTTATGTATGGGACGGCTGTGCGGCTGCGGGTATGAAGATATCAAAGGTGGCGATTATGGCCCGTCTTGCTGACTTCTCTAATGATGAGGGTGTGTGCTGGCCGTCCGTAACGACGATTGCCCGGCAGATAGGGGCAGGTGAGAGCACCGTTCGTACTGCGCTGGCTGAACTGGAAACTGATGGCTGGTTAAGCAAGAAAGCCCGCCGCGCCGGTAATCGCAATGCTAGTAATGTTTATCAGTTGAATGTTGCCAAACTTAAGGCTGCTGCTCATGCGTCAGAATCCGACACCTCAAAATCTGACGGGTCAAAATCTGACGGGTCAAAATCTGATGGCTCAAAATTCGACGGGTCAGAATCTGGCAATAATGGCACTTTTGACCCGCCAGAATCTGGGGGCGATCCGTCAGTAAAATCAACACCAGATCCATCAAGTAAAAACACTTTTGGGCAACCGCCAGTGGCGGAAGCCCGAGATGAGAATATTTCTAAAGAAATTAAATTCACCGACGAAGCTATCGAGGTACTCAAACACCTGAATCAGCTCACTGGGGCTAAATACACCACCATAAAAACCAATCTCCAGAATATTCGCGCTCGCCTTACTGATGGCCATGACAAGCAATCACTGATCTTGGTTGTGGATTATTTGGTTAATCGCTGGCTTGGCACTGACTGGTCTAAGTATTTGAACCCAGAAACCATGTTTCGCCCGACTAAATTCGATGGAAATTTACTGGCTGCCGGTGTTTGGCACAGTGAGGGGCGGAAGACCGCATCGCAACAGGACCAGGCTACAGATCACACAGAGCGGGATAAAGCCTATAAGCGCTTTACTGGCAGAGGGCTACCTGTTCGCAACCCTAGCGCCCTCGAAACCATGGTTATCAAAAAAGCCAGTAGTGCGGGTGTTCGTGGGGCTAAAGGTGATTCCGGCGTAATTAAATGGAATGCCATCTGGAAAGAATGCAGCCAGCGCTTGAGCGGGGAGAAAGCAGCATGA
- the ubiC gene encoding chorismate lyase, with amino-acid sequence MSTSDASIIKPIQWCAIEPPNLPAAIADWLMELGSMTRRFELHCQQVHVEPQRECFISRDELGEEAEHLPISERYWLREIVLCGDNQPWLLGRTVIPEGTLSGPDRALVDLGTLPLGRYLFGGNNLTRDYIQVGRQDELWARRSLLRLSGKPLLLTEVFLPASPLYSI; translated from the coding sequence ATGTCTACCAGCGATGCATCAATTATAAAGCCTATCCAATGGTGTGCCATTGAGCCGCCGAATCTACCAGCCGCTATCGCGGATTGGCTGATGGAATTAGGGTCGATGACCCGGCGTTTTGAGCTGCATTGCCAGCAGGTTCATGTCGAGCCACAACGAGAATGCTTTATTAGCCGTGATGAATTAGGCGAAGAGGCTGAACACCTGCCGATAAGTGAGCGCTATTGGCTGCGCGAGATTGTATTGTGTGGTGATAATCAGCCGTGGCTACTGGGGCGCACGGTAATCCCAGAGGGGACACTGTCTGGCCCAGATCGGGCGCTAGTGGATTTAGGCACTCTCCCCCTTGGGCGCTATTTATTTGGTGGTAACAATTTAACCCGCGATTATATTCAAGTAGGGCGTCAGGATGAGCTTTGGGCGCGCCGTTCGTTGCTGCGCTTGTCCGGTAAGCCCCTGTTGTTGACCGAAGTTTTTTTACCCGCCTCGCCGCTATATTCGATTTAA
- a CDS encoding YfdQ family protein yields the protein MSQQLDSSAITEIRDMVLASLVERKLASTACDTIALPASVSVKSLEQFQLERYRFRGAMETSNIDEFVKYSSGYAGDGVRCFIDADEMRAQTIFNIGTLLNPGHADNTASLSLKKTAPFRELLNIDGRKQTQKELAEWLEDYREFLLAFDVDGVVLDIKKAVGAVRRITIEQTSSADHEDQDFSAKRSVMESVEAKSKDVMPAAFEFKCIPYEGLGERRFKLRYSILTGGNVPVLVLRIVQLEAEEEKIAVEFLELLTAKFKDVEVETFIGKFKA from the coding sequence ATGTCTCAACAATTAGATTCATCAGCCATCACCGAAATTCGCGATATGGTATTAGCATCATTAGTTGAACGGAAATTAGCTTCCACCGCTTGCGATACCATTGCTTTACCCGCTAGCGTTTCAGTTAAAAGTCTTGAGCAGTTCCAGCTTGAGCGTTACCGCTTCCGTGGTGCAATGGAAACCAGCAACATTGATGAGTTTGTAAAATATTCATCTGGCTATGCTGGTGACGGTGTTCGCTGCTTTATTGATGCCGATGAAATGCGCGCACAAACTATCTTCAACATTGGCACTCTGCTAAATCCAGGGCATGCCGATAACACCGCCAGCTTATCACTCAAAAAAACAGCGCCATTCCGTGAACTGCTTAATATTGATGGTCGTAAGCAGACTCAGAAAGAACTTGCTGAATGGCTGGAAGATTACCGTGAGTTCTTGCTGGCCTTTGATGTTGATGGTGTAGTGCTGGATATAAAGAAAGCCGTTGGTGCCGTTCGCCGTATTACCATTGAACAAACCAGTTCGGCCGATCATGAAGACCAGGACTTCAGCGCGAAACGATCTGTAATGGAAAGTGTGGAAGCCAAAAGCAAAGATGTCATGCCAGCGGCATTTGAATTTAAATGTATTCCTTATGAGGGATTAGGTGAACGTCGATTTAAATTGCGCTATAGCATTCTCACCGGCGGCAATGTTCCCGTTTTAGTATTGCGCATTGTTCAACTGGAAGCGGAAGAAGAAAAGATTGCCGTAGAATTTCTTGAATTGCTTACCGCTAAATTTAAAGACGTCGAAGTTGAAACCTTTATTGGTAAATTCAAAGCGTAA
- a CDS encoding RusA family crossover junction endodeoxyribonuclease, with product MKLILPFPPSVNSYWRAPTKGSLAGRHLISAKGRQFRVEALACVLEQLRRVPKAITGHVAVTINFYPPDRRIRDMDNYLKAPLDALTHAGVWGDDSQVKKMALEWGPIIKGGKIEIVISEVNKNVPR from the coding sequence TTGAAACTAATCCTGCCATTTCCACCATCAGTTAATAGCTACTGGCGCGCCCCCACAAAGGGGTCGTTAGCGGGTCGCCATCTTATCAGTGCGAAAGGTCGTCAGTTTAGAGTTGAGGCTTTAGCCTGCGTTCTTGAACAGTTACGGCGGGTACCAAAAGCGATTACTGGTCATGTAGCGGTGACCATCAATTTCTACCCACCCGATCGGCGCATCAGGGATATGGATAATTATCTGAAAGCGCCGCTTGATGCTCTCACTCATGCGGGTGTTTGGGGTGATGATAGCCAGGTAAAAAAGATGGCGCTTGAATGGGGTCCAATCATCAAGGGAGGGAAGATAGAGATAGTTATCAGTGAGGTGAATAAAAATGTTCCTCGTTGA
- a CDS encoding diacylglycerol kinase: MANQSTGLTRIYKAAGYSVKGLTAAWKNEAAFRQEAVAAILAIILAFWLDVDATARILLVASVVLVIIVEVINSAIEAVVDRIGSELHELSGRAKDMGSAAVFLAILLALFIWVTVLWQHVG; encoded by the coding sequence ATGGCAAATCAGTCAACAGGATTAACCCGAATCTATAAAGCCGCTGGTTATTCTGTGAAAGGTTTAACCGCAGCCTGGAAAAATGAAGCCGCGTTTCGTCAGGAAGCAGTGGCTGCCATACTCGCTATCATACTGGCCTTCTGGCTGGATGTAGATGCCACAGCACGCATTTTATTGGTTGCGAGTGTGGTGTTAGTCATCATTGTTGAAGTCATCAATAGTGCTATTGAAGCGGTGGTGGACCGCATCGGCAGCGAACTCCACGAACTATCAGGTCGGGCCAAAGATATGGGATCTGCTGCCGTGTTTCTGGCCATTTTGTTGGCGCTATTTATATGGGTAACCGTGCTCTGGCAACATGTCGGCTAA
- the ubiA gene encoding 4-hydroxybenzoate octaprenyltransferase — translation MKGSEFQSKWRAYCRLMRIDKPIGSLLLLWPTLWALWLAGKGIPDTKILIVFVLGVFFMRAAGCVVNDYADRRIDGFVKRTASRPLPSGLISERESKVLFVVLVLLSFGLVLTLNSMTIWLSLAALALAWVYPFMKRVTHLPQVVLGAAFGWSIPMGFAAVSENLPLVCWLLLLANICWTVAYDTQYAMVDRDDDLKIGVKSTAILFGQQDKLIIGLLQLATLVLMVTIGWLMNLGGAFYWSILLAGALFVHQQKMIAGRERDPCFRAFLNNNYVGLVLFLGIFISYL, via the coding sequence TTGAAGGGAAGTGAATTTCAGAGCAAATGGCGGGCTTATTGCCGTTTGATGCGCATCGATAAACCCATTGGCTCATTATTACTGTTGTGGCCGACCCTCTGGGCGTTATGGCTGGCAGGGAAAGGTATTCCCGACACCAAAATATTGATTGTTTTTGTCTTGGGCGTTTTTTTTATGCGCGCGGCTGGGTGTGTCGTCAACGATTATGCTGACCGCCGCATTGACGGTTTTGTGAAACGCACCGCATCACGGCCATTACCTAGCGGTCTTATCAGTGAGAGAGAAAGCAAAGTCCTGTTTGTGGTTCTGGTATTGCTCTCGTTTGGGTTGGTTCTCACGCTCAATAGCATGACCATCTGGCTGTCATTGGCAGCACTGGCATTAGCCTGGGTCTATCCCTTTATGAAGCGGGTGACACATCTGCCGCAGGTGGTGTTGGGTGCGGCCTTTGGTTGGTCAATCCCGATGGGTTTTGCCGCCGTGAGCGAAAATTTACCGTTAGTTTGTTGGCTACTTTTATTGGCTAATATCTGCTGGACGGTGGCTTATGACACCCAATATGCGATGGTTGACCGTGATGATGACCTGAAGATTGGCGTCAAATCTACTGCGATTTTGTTTGGTCAACAGGACAAGCTGATTATTGGTTTGCTGCAACTGGCAACGCTGGTTCTGATGGTAACTATTGGCTGGCTGATGAATCTTGGCGGGGCATTTTATTGGTCAATCCTGCTGGCTGGCGCGTTGTTTGTCCACCAACAGAAGATGATTGCCGGGCGTGAACGTGACCCATGCTTCCGCGCGTTTTTGAATAATAATTACGTGGGATTGGTGCTATTTCTCGGGATTTTTATTAGTTATCTATAA
- a CDS encoding LexA family protein, with protein sequence MNTVGGRIKFRRRQLKLTQKDIAEYVGISASAVTQWESDATGLSSDSLLKLASLLECSPEWLLSGKGELEPSIKAMASKSKVVPVISWVQAGAWTEALNSTGARSEWVETTAKISDFAFALRVKGDSMTASGSLSIPEGAIVIVDPEYGFIEDVNEKIVIAQTNGNHEATIKKFVIDGPNKYLMPLNPQFKPIEVDDTCKLIGVVKQIIIDLP encoded by the coding sequence ATGAATACAGTTGGCGGAAGAATCAAATTCAGGCGGCGGCAGTTGAAGCTGACCCAAAAAGATATCGCTGAATATGTAGGCATTTCTGCGTCTGCCGTAACTCAATGGGAAAGTGATGCTACCGGCCTATCCAGCGATAGCCTGCTGAAACTCGCCTCATTGCTTGAATGTTCACCAGAGTGGCTTTTATCTGGAAAGGGAGAATTAGAACCTTCGATAAAGGCCATGGCCAGTAAATCAAAAGTTGTCCCCGTTATTTCATGGGTACAGGCCGGTGCCTGGACTGAAGCACTTAACTCGACTGGTGCTAGATCTGAATGGGTTGAAACTACAGCAAAAATTTCTGATTTTGCATTTGCCTTAAGAGTTAAAGGCGATTCAATGACAGCATCAGGCTCACTAAGCATCCCTGAAGGGGCTATTGTGATAGTCGATCCAGAATACGGATTTATTGAAGATGTTAATGAAAAAATCGTTATAGCTCAGACGAATGGAAATCATGAAGCGACAATTAAGAAATTTGTAATTGATGGCCCTAATAAATATTTAATGCCGTTAAACCCTCAATTCAAGCCTATTGAAGTAGATGACACCTGTAAACTGATTGGTGTAGTAAAGCAGATAATCATCGACCTACCATAA
- the lexA gene encoding transcriptional repressor LexA has protein sequence MKALTTRQQEVYDLVRDHLAQTGMPPTRAEIAQRLGFRSPNAAEEHLKALARKGVIEIVSGASRGIRLLMEEEDGLPLIGRVAAGEPLLAQQHIEGHYKVDPSMFKPSADFLLRVNGMSMRDIGILDGDLLAVHKTQDVRNGQVVVARIDDEVTVKRLKKQGNIVQLLPENSEFQPIVVDLREQSFTIEGLAVGVIRNGDWI, from the coding sequence ATGAAAGCACTTACTACCAGACAGCAAGAGGTTTATGACCTTGTGCGCGATCACCTAGCGCAAACAGGTATGCCACCGACCCGTGCCGAAATTGCGCAGCGTCTGGGGTTTCGCTCTCCTAACGCCGCTGAAGAGCATTTAAAAGCACTGGCCCGTAAGGGCGTTATCGAGATTGTCTCCGGCGCTTCTCGCGGTATCCGTCTATTGATGGAAGAAGAAGATGGTTTACCACTGATTGGTCGGGTTGCCGCAGGGGAGCCACTGTTAGCGCAGCAGCATATTGAGGGGCACTATAAAGTTGATCCCTCCATGTTTAAGCCGAGTGCGGATTTCCTGTTGCGGGTAAATGGAATGTCGATGAGAGATATCGGTATTCTGGACGGCGACTTACTGGCAGTACATAAAACTCAAGATGTGCGTAATGGGCAAGTAGTTGTTGCGCGTATTGATGATGAAGTAACGGTAAAACGCTTGAAAAAACAAGGTAATATCGTACAACTTCTGCCAGAAAATAGTGAGTTTCAGCCGATTGTAGTCGATCTGCGTGAACAAAGTTTCACTATTGAAGGTCTGGCCGTTGGTGTCATCCGTAATGGCGACTGGATCTGA
- the plsB gene encoding glycerol-3-phosphate 1-O-acyltransferase PlsB, producing MSGWRKIYYKLLNLPLKLLVKSKVIPADPVTELGLDPSRPILYVLPYNSKADLLTLRAQCQAQDLPDPLIPLEIDGVQLPSHVFIDNGPRVFRYYAPKQESVKIFHDYLDLHRNNPELDIQMLPVSVMFGRSPGREGHGTPHLRVLNGVQKFFAVLWLGRDSFVRFSTTVSLRRMASEHGTDKTIAHKLARVARMHFSRQRLAAVGPSLPARQDLFKKLLTSKAIEKAVADEARTKKISHEKAQQNAITLMEEIAADFSYEAVRLSDRVLSWTWNRLYQGINVHNAERVRQLAQDGHEIVYVPCHRSHMDYLLLSYVLYHQGLVPPHIAAGINLNFWPAGPIFRRLGAFFIRRTFKGNKLYSTVFREYLGELFTRGYSVEYFVEGGRSRTGRLLEPKTGTLSMTIQAMLRGGSRPITLVPIYIGYEHVMEVGTYAKELRGATKEKESLLQMLRGLRKLRNLGQGYVNFGEPIPLTTYLNTNVPQWRDAIDPIEAQRPSWLTPAVNDLAGKIMVRINNAAAANAMNLCSTALLASRQRSLTREQLLEQLDCYLQLMRNVPYAKDVTVPDKTPEELLNHALNMNKFEVEKDNIGDIIILPREQAVLMTYYRNNIQHLLILPSLIASMVMYQRRITRAELLRQISMIYPMLKAELFLHYSKEQLPQTLDTLIDELARQQLICDKGSELVLNPARIRPLQLLAAGVRETLQRYAITLSLLSANPSINRGALEKESRIMAQRLSVLHGINAPEFFDKAVFSTLVGTLREEGYISDSGDAIQEHTLEVYNMLSALMTPEVKLTIESVSMPAETNNLLPEPEAEDKEEN from the coding sequence ATGTCAGGTTGGCGTAAAATATATTATAAGTTATTGAATTTACCACTTAAACTGTTGGTAAAGAGCAAGGTTATTCCGGCAGATCCTGTGACTGAGTTAGGGTTAGACCCGTCTCGTCCTATTCTGTACGTTTTGCCTTACAATTCTAAGGCTGATTTACTGACTTTGCGAGCGCAGTGTCAGGCACAGGATTTGCCCGACCCATTGATTCCATTGGAAATCGATGGCGTGCAACTTCCCAGCCATGTCTTTATCGATAACGGCCCAAGGGTGTTTCGCTACTACGCCCCGAAGCAGGAATCGGTAAAAATATTCCACGATTATCTCGATCTGCATCGCAACAACCCGGAGCTGGATATTCAAATGCTGCCGGTGTCGGTGATGTTTGGCCGCTCTCCAGGGCGCGAAGGCCACGGTACGCCACATCTGCGCGTACTGAACGGCGTGCAGAAATTCTTTGCAGTATTGTGGCTGGGTCGCGATAGCTTTGTGCGTTTCTCCACCACGGTTTCACTACGCCGGATGGCCAGTGAGCATGGTACAGATAAAACGATTGCCCATAAATTGGCACGCGTAGCGCGGATGCACTTCTCGCGTCAGCGTTTGGCTGCGGTTGGCCCGAGCCTACCGGCACGTCAAGACCTGTTCAAGAAGCTGTTAACCTCCAAGGCGATTGAAAAAGCGGTTGCCGATGAAGCTCGCACCAAGAAAATCTCCCATGAGAAAGCACAGCAAAACGCCATAACGCTGATGGAAGAAATTGCTGCCGACTTCTCTTATGAAGCGGTGCGTCTGTCGGATAGGGTTTTGAGCTGGACGTGGAACCGCTTGTATCAAGGGATTAACGTCCATAATGCAGAACGTGTACGGCAGTTGGCGCAAGATGGTCATGAAATCGTCTATGTACCTTGCCACCGCAGCCACATGGATTACCTGCTGCTCTCCTATGTCCTTTATCACCAGGGGCTGGTGCCGCCGCATATTGCTGCTGGTATTAACCTTAATTTCTGGCCTGCTGGCCCGATCTTCCGCCGCTTAGGTGCGTTCTTTATCCGCCGTACCTTTAAAGGCAACAAGCTCTATTCCACCGTGTTCCGTGAATACCTGGGTGAGTTATTCACCCGTGGCTACTCAGTGGAATACTTTGTTGAAGGTGGGCGCTCACGTACCGGTCGTCTGCTGGAGCCAAAAACCGGCACATTGTCGATGACCATACAGGCTATGCTGCGCGGCGGTTCACGCCCAATCACCTTGGTGCCGATTTACATCGGCTATGAGCATGTGATGGAAGTGGGTACTTACGCCAAAGAACTACGTGGTGCGACTAAAGAGAAAGAGAGCCTGTTGCAGATGTTGCGGGGTTTGCGCAAGCTGCGTAATCTCGGTCAAGGCTACGTCAACTTTGGTGAGCCGATACCGTTGACCACCTATCTGAATACCAATGTGCCGCAATGGCGGGATGCTATCGATCCTATTGAAGCGCAGCGCCCAAGCTGGCTGACGCCGGCGGTGAATGATTTGGCCGGTAAGATTATGGTCCGAATTAACAATGCAGCAGCAGCCAATGCCATGAACTTGTGTTCTACCGCATTGCTAGCTTCACGTCAGCGTTCACTCACTCGCGAGCAGTTACTTGAGCAACTTGATTGCTACTTGCAACTGATGCGCAATGTGCCTTATGCGAAAGATGTCACCGTGCCGGATAAAACGCCGGAAGAGTTACTTAATCACGCCTTGAATATGAATAAGTTCGAGGTGGAGAAAGACAATATTGGTGACATTATCATCCTGCCACGGGAGCAAGCCGTGCTGATGACCTATTATCGCAATAACATTCAGCACTTGCTGATCCTGCCATCACTGATTGCCAGCATGGTAATGTACCAACGACGCATTACCCGTGCCGAGTTGTTACGCCAAATCAGCATGATCTACCCGATGTTAAAAGCTGAATTATTCCTGCATTACAGCAAAGAGCAACTGCCACAGACCCTGGATACGCTGATTGATGAACTGGCGCGCCAGCAGTTGATTTGCGACAAAGGGAGCGAGTTGGTGCTGAACCCAGCCCGTATCCGCCCACTGCAATTACTGGCGGCGGGTGTGCGCGAAACCCTGCAACGTTATGCGATTACTCTGTCATTACTTAGTGCGAACCCCAGCATCAATCGGGGTGCGCTGGAGAAAGAGAGCCGCATTATGGCGCAGCGTTTGTCTGTGCTGCATGGGATTAACGCACCGGAATTCTTCGATAAAGCCGTGTTCTCAACCTTGGTGGGCACATTGCGCGAAGAGGGTTATATCAGTGACAGCGGTGATGCAATTCAGGAACATACGCTGGAAGTTTACAATATGCTGAGCGCATTGATGACACCGGAAGTGAAGCTGACGATTGAAAGCGTCAGTATGCCGGCAGAAACAAATAACCTGCTGCCAGAACCCGAGGCAGAGGATAAAGAAGAAAACTAA
- a CDS encoding pyocin activator PrtN family protein: MNTTFLLMAEFETSTIPLSDIAERYFGMKPATADKKAGAGDLPVPTFRIGDSQKAPRMVHVNDLADFIDKRRGEAKTELARIK, from the coding sequence ATGAATACAACATTTTTGTTAATGGCTGAGTTTGAAACATCAACGATCCCGCTGTCCGATATTGCTGAGCGGTATTTCGGTATGAAGCCTGCAACAGCAGATAAGAAAGCTGGCGCTGGTGATCTGCCGGTTCCCACCTTCCGTATCGGTGACTCACAAAAGGCTCCCAGAATGGTGCACGTTAACGATTTAGCGGACTTTATTGATAAGCGGCGCGGGGAAGCAAAAACAGAGTTGGCGCGGATCAAATAA
- a CDS encoding MT-A70 family methyltransferase has product MTYQVIYADPPWAYRDKANSGKRGVDFKYQTMDLADICRLPVWELAGDSCLLAMWWVPTQPLEALKVVEAWGFRLMTMKGFTWHKTNKLKGNSAIGMGHMTRANSEDVLFAVKGRLPERLNAAICQHQTAPRGEHSAKPDIFRDLLVQLLGDVPRIELFARTQAEGWDSWGNECINSLELTPATILAAPQSQLQNIPEIIPVPESGVTA; this is encoded by the coding sequence ATGACCTATCAAGTTATTTATGCCGATCCACCGTGGGCCTATCGTGACAAAGCGAATAGCGGTAAGCGCGGTGTCGATTTCAAATATCAGACCATGGATCTTGCTGATATCTGCCGTTTGCCTGTGTGGGAGCTGGCGGGTGATAGTTGTTTGTTGGCTATGTGGTGGGTACCGACTCAACCACTGGAGGCGTTAAAAGTTGTTGAGGCTTGGGGATTCAGGCTGATGACTATGAAGGGCTTTACCTGGCACAAGACCAACAAATTAAAAGGGAACAGTGCGATCGGCATGGGCCACATGACCCGCGCCAATAGCGAGGATGTGTTGTTTGCCGTGAAGGGCCGGTTACCTGAACGCCTGAATGCCGCTATCTGCCAGCACCAGACGGCCCCGCGTGGTGAGCACAGCGCCAAACCTGATATTTTCCGTGATCTGCTGGTTCAGTTGTTGGGTGATGTTCCCCGCATTGAGTTGTTTGCCAGAACACAGGCCGAGGGCTGGGATAGTTGGGGTAATGAGTGCATCAATAGTCTGGAATTAACCCCTGCCACTATTCTGGCTGCACCACAAAGTCAGCTGCAAAATATTCCTGAAATTATTCCGGTACCGGAAAGTGGGGTAACCGCTTGA
- a CDS encoding DUF4222 domain-containing protein translates to MTNPGSTTTNPIQLLDRYYNDKRGVRVHVIGYDNATGKVIFRRDDYEHDCSIPIRRFRKEYKAVV, encoded by the coding sequence ATGACAAATCCCGGCTCAACTACTACCAACCCAATCCAATTACTCGATCGTTATTACAACGATAAGCGCGGCGTTCGTGTTCACGTTATTGGCTACGACAACGCAACGGGGAAAGTCATTTTTCGTCGTGATGACTATGAGCATGACTGTTCAATACCCATCCGGCGTTTCAGGAAAGAATATAAGGCGGTTGTATGA
- a CDS encoding CsbD family protein, which produces MNKDQADGNWKQFKGKVKEKWGKLTDDDLTVIEGKRDQLVGKIQEKYGYQKEQAEKEVKAWEDHSKYRW; this is translated from the coding sequence ATGAATAAAGATCAAGCCGACGGTAACTGGAAGCAGTTTAAAGGTAAAGTGAAAGAGAAATGGGGCAAGCTGACCGATGATGACCTGACAGTCATTGAAGGCAAGCGTGACCAGCTGGTAGGGAAAATCCAGGAGAAATACGGCTATCAGAAAGAGCAAGCCGAGAAAGAAGTGAAGGCCTGGGAAGATCACAGCAAATATCGCTGGTAG
- a CDS encoding Cro/CI family transcriptional regulator: protein MHKTDVLEFFKGTSKTAIALGVSHSAVCQWGHIIPEKQALKAEKITEGKLKYDPSDYQKPTAPAA, encoded by the coding sequence ATGCATAAAACTGACGTTCTTGAATTCTTCAAGGGCACATCGAAAACCGCTATAGCTCTTGGTGTTTCGCATAGCGCTGTTTGCCAATGGGGTCACATCATTCCAGAAAAGCAGGCTTTAAAAGCTGAAAAGATTACGGAGGGGAAATTGAAGTATGACCCATCCGACTACCAGAAGCCTACGGCACCCGCTGCTTAA
- the zur gene encoding zinc uptake transcriptional repressor Zur codes for MNPINQEKLLAQAESLCQQRNVRLTPQRLEVLRLMAQQPGAISAYDLLDLLRVSEPQAKPPTVYRALDFLLEQGFIHRVESANSYVLCHHFEEPTHTSALFICDRCKIVTERTTVGIEESLAQLAKQSGFTLRHTVVEAHGLCAECGEVEACESHDHCDHDHSIVTKKK; via the coding sequence ATGAACCCTATCAATCAGGAAAAGCTGCTTGCTCAGGCTGAAAGCCTGTGCCAACAACGAAACGTCCGGCTGACACCGCAACGTCTTGAAGTCTTGCGTTTGATGGCGCAACAACCTGGTGCGATCAGTGCTTATGATCTGTTGGATTTACTGCGTGTTTCTGAACCACAAGCTAAACCGCCAACAGTCTATCGTGCATTGGATTTCTTGCTTGAGCAGGGGTTTATTCACCGTGTTGAATCAGCAAACAGCTATGTGTTGTGCCATCATTTTGAAGAGCCAACTCATACTTCGGCATTATTTATCTGCGATCGCTGCAAGATAGTGACTGAACGGACAACTGTTGGTATCGAAGAATCTCTGGCGCAACTGGCCAAACAATCGGGCTTTACCCTGCGCCATACTGTGGTTGAAGCTCATGGTTTATGTGCGGAATGTGGGGAAGTTGAAGCATGCGAAAGCCATGATCATTGTGATCACGACCATTCTATTGTGACAAAGAAGAAATAG
- a CDS encoding YmfL family putative regulatory protein: MDNKDFPTQPDISDAIHQLITQTPGKYDAMAKQLCPLSGTENALRNRVRQLAGQVVPLGMAIEMESISGRSDITEAMCKRAGGVFVKLPDVCDIGNEELLIKFNELLAALGDFGRAHNEFTADGVLDRNESKRLKAKGYRAQSIIAEIIVVSEMLWGDGPVCGTGPSGALTKRVE; this comes from the coding sequence GTGGATAACAAAGACTTTCCAACCCAACCGGATATCAGTGACGCAATACACCAACTGATAACTCAGACGCCGGGCAAGTATGACGCGATGGCTAAACAGTTATGCCCATTATCCGGTACCGAGAATGCATTGCGTAACCGCGTTCGCCAGTTGGCGGGGCAGGTCGTACCACTGGGCATGGCGATAGAGATGGAATCAATCTCTGGCCGTTCCGATATCACAGAGGCGATGTGTAAGCGTGCTGGTGGTGTGTTCGTGAAACTGCCAGATGTTTGTGATATCGGAAACGAAGAATTACTTATCAAATTTAATGAGTTACTGGCGGCTCTGGGTGATTTTGGTCGTGCTCATAATGAATTTACAGCGGACGGAGTTTTAGATCGCAACGAGAGTAAGAGATTGAAAGCTAAAGGGTATAGAGCACAGTCGATTATTGCAGAGATTATCGTTGTTTCAGAAATGCTGTGGGGTGATGGCCCGGTGTGCGGCACCGGACCATCGGGTGCATTAACTAAACGTGTGGAGTAA